From Balaenoptera acutorostrata chromosome 8, mBalAcu1.1, whole genome shotgun sequence, the proteins below share one genomic window:
- the LOC103007401 gene encoding proliferating cell nuclear antigen-like has product MFEARLVQGSILKKVLEALKDLINEACCDISSSGVNLQSMDSSHVSLVQLTLRSEGFGTYRCDRNLAMGMNLTSMSKILKCAGNEDIITLRAEDNADTLALVFEAPNQEKVSDYEMKLMDLDVEQLGIPEQEYSCVVKMPSGEFARICRDLSHIGDAVVISCAKDGVKFSASGELGNGNTKLSQTSNVDKEVEAVTIEMNEPVQLTFALRYLNFFTEATPLSPTVTLSMSADVPLVVEYKIADMGHLKYYLAPKIEDEEGS; this is encoded by the coding sequence ATGTTCGAGGCGCGCCTGGTCCAGGGCTCCATCCTGAAGAAGGTGCTTGAGGCGCTTAAGGACCTCATCAACGAGGCCTGCTGCGACATCAGCTCGAGCGGCGTGAACCTGCAGAGCATGGACTCGTCCCATGTCTCCTTGGTGCAGCTCACCCTGCGCTCCGAGGGCTTCGGCACGTACCGCTGCGACCGCAACTTGGCCATGGGCATGAACCTCACCAGCATGTCCAAAATACTGAAATGTGCTGGCAATGAAGACATCATTACACTAAGGGCTGAAGATAACGCGGACACCTTGGCACTAGTATTTGAAGCTCCAAATCAAGAAAAGGTTTCAGACTATGAAATGAAGTTAATGGATTTAGATGTTGAACAGCTTGGAATTCCAGAACAAGAGTACAGCTGTGTAGTAAAAATGCCTTCTGGTGAATTTGCACGTATATGCCGAGATCTCAGTCATATTGGAGATGCTGTTGTAATTTCCTGTGCAAAAGATGGAGTGAAATTTTCTGCAAGTGGAGAACTTGGAAATGGAAACACTAAGTTGTCACAAACGAGTAATGTTGATAAAGAAGTGGAAGCTGTTACCATAGAGATGAATGAACCAGTTCAGCTAACTTTTGCACTGAGGTATCTGAACTTCTTTACAGAAGCCACTCCACTCTCTCCTACAGTAACACTCAGTATGTCTGCAGATGTACCCCTTGTCGTAGAGTATAAAATTGCTGATATGGGACATTTAAAGTACTATTTGGCTCCCAAGATCGAGGATGAAGAAGGATCTTAG